The following coding sequences are from one Bombus terrestris chromosome 14, iyBomTerr1.2, whole genome shotgun sequence window:
- the LOC100649114 gene encoding protein MMS22-like, whose translation MDFCLTFNCNGKVNFNDWELDKNGLFSRGEVEKVLYPQDECLSSEKNIQLFNYTVPFTTALLDLKHFNKCMNMQLKILSRHETHNQVLSSKADDIDFYYVRCIISEFILYIRIYLNSIKGNYQSLQVINENIEEEFNELFVIIKHFLERIHNIPDTTFHYAPSKLGNQCTQPEYHMYHMHIELRWFFISLMYTKDIYSQYSIENHLDEFENVQAMIINDLIYISLKIFETMPLTQVQQKTPYNCTCIRELWLMLQIFIDSLSDRMKSKSFWEYINECINRLLNRNVSNNNKDFLTLCKNSELFCLWIVHHLSLLYGYNSDGIYLGSKCSRIRPNYEQVERILKTYISKGGKDGERDEIDEELCIMIPLLNNIVTNWWHPQVSIISLLWDCFHKRLDEPFLLQVSGPWTLSVEKKTTMDLLKQVKDRISNIECIKESSYGMFLRLLGSFLRINYNNNDTKHWNQIKGRIYSKFSKGKVEEFSTTGLYNFLSLFLTLAVTADTTNVCSVMLDLLPLSKEYNNENGKKHNLIWKGKLAVLLLYNDLKLNLANIASLYINTVNIICCRKDDISRIMMNNFIDVFSTILSSTNIGLGKYLLFSGWIDRYLLECSNKMVGTLMKVLINVFESCIYLAKTSNTGDVEQMLDALWCYVASRVRQLVFDPALTNVHFEDISKLAVLFTLEALKNPATAKKYKHSATTLFQHFASSVIVKDIRITRHYLTLILKQDQAIQDLKKEIKNFDTIIIQAWIKCSIIGHDTNRNEIKVLQNYILQLEDIQKIFETSNDIQEFQNNDESILMFIMHSMKKRSTLKTEQERIQYDIKWRLYFNHLEKWILLPIMEETKDSELALWIYRCIGTLILCTSIMLYSKNQPNNIFRTLLNKTILSVEHNFLKNLGKKTFSMILLGMETLNVKSDISLQVLIRDLFDQYMPFLITPTTNANTFKVSDSLLKCFKDAKADYIRLIFEILMTNFFNVSNDNMMHKHFYLVMILLQNLLKDEINYACHIVESIIVICTSYIIGCYVKVHDHHPHKQQTIDFINNIIRNRYYKENNSLQDKFYNIMSSSVKKSLIINQHNTFELLRSILPISTEMVQFLSPELEYTLNDLEIHRRPNAASFRYCWNQLRNLMKSNMTNH comes from the exons ATGGATTTTTGTTTAACTTTCAACTGTAATGGAAAAGTGAATTTTAATGATTGGGAATTAGATAAAAATGGTTTATTCTCACGAGGAGAAGTGGAGAAAGTTTTGTATCCACAAGATGAATGTCTCTCATCAGAAAAGAATATACAACTTTTTAACTACACTGTGCCTTTTACAACAGCATTGTTAGATCTAAAACATTTTAACAAATGCATGAA TATGCAATTAAAAATACTCAGTAGGCATGAGACCCATAATCAAGTTTTAAGTTCGAAGGCAGATGATATAGATTTTTATTATGTAAGATGTATAATATCagaatttattctatatattcgaATATATCTAAATAG TATTAAAGGGAATTATCAATCATTGcaagttataaatgaaaatattgaagaagaatttaatgaattattcgttataataaaacatttcctAGAAAGAATACATAATATTCCTGATACAACATTCCATTATGCACCCTCTAAATTAGGCAATCAG TGTACACAACCAGAATATCATATGTATCATATGCACATTGAATTAAGGTGGTTCTTCATCTCATTAATGTATACAAAAGATATATATAGCCAGTATTCAATTGAAAACCATTTGgatgaatttgaaaatgttcaagcaatgattattaatgatctaatttatatttcattaaaaatatttgagacG ATGCCTTTGACACAAGTACAACAGAAAACTCCATATAATTGTACTTGTATTCGTGAATTATGGCTTATGCTTCAGATATTTATTGATAGTTTATCTGATAGAATGAAATCAAag tctTTTTGGGAATATATTAATGAATGCATCAATAGATTATTGAACAGAAATGTATCTAATAACAATAAAGACTTTCTAACACTTTGTAAAAATTCTGAGCTATTCTGCTTATGGATTGTTCATCATCTTTCACTTTTATATGGAtacaatagtgatggaatatacttAGGATCTAAATGTTCAAgg atcagGCCTAACTACGAGCAAGTAGAAAGAATTTTGAAAACATATATTTCTAAAGGTGGAAAAGATGGTGAACGAGATGAAATTGATGAAGAGTTATGCATTATGATacctttattaaataatatagttACTAATTGGTGGCACCCTCAAGTTTCAATTATTTCTCTTCTTTGGGATTGCTTTCATAAAAGATTAGACGAACCATTTCTGTTACAAGTATCTGGTCCTTGGACATTGTCGGTTGAAAA GAAAACTACTATGGATCTTCTCAAACAAGTAAAAGATAGAATTAGTAACATAGAATGTATTAAGGAATCAAGTTATGGAATGTTCTTACGTTTACTTG GATCCTTTTtacgtataaattataataacaatgataCAAAACATTGGAATCAAATTAAAGGTCGCATTTATTCTAAATTTTCCAAGGGTAAAGTTGAAGAATTTTCAACAACTGgcttatataattttctttcattattctTAACATTAGCTGTTACTGCTGATACTACAAATGTT TGTTCAGTAATGTTAGATCTTTTACCGTTatcaaaagaatataataatgaGAATGGtaaaaaacataatttaatTTGGAAAGGAAAACTGGCTgttcttcttttatataatgATCTTAAACTGAACTTGGCAAATATAGCatctttatatataaatacg gTGAATATTATATGCTGTCGCAAAGATGATATATCTCGTATAATGATGAATAATTTCATTGATGTATTTAGTACGATTTTGTCATCCACCAACATTGGAttaggaaaatatttattatttagtggATGGATAGATCGGTATTTATTagaatgttcaaataaaatGGTAGGAACGTTAATGAAAGTGTTAATTAACGTTTTCGAAAGCTGCATTTACCTCGCTAAAACTTCTAATACAG GTGATGTAGAACAGATGCTGGACGCTTTATGGTGTTATGTTGCAAGTAGAGTTAGACAACTTGTATTTGATCCTGCTCTTACTAATGTACACTTTGAAGATATTTCAAAACTTGCTGTTTTATTTACTTTAGAAGCATTGAAAAATCCAGCAACAGCAAAAAAGTATAAGCATTCAGCTACAACTTTATTTCAGCACTTTGCATCATCAGTAATTGTTAAAGACATAAG AATTACAAGACATTATTTGACATTAATACTTAAACAAGACCAAGCAATTCAAGAtctgaagaaagaaataaaaaattttgataCAATAATTATACAA GCATGGATAAAATGTTCCATCATTGGTCATGATACAAACAggaatgaaataaaagttttacaaaattatatattacaattggAAGACATACAAAAGATTTTTGAAACATCTAATGATATTCAAGAATTTCAAAATAACGATGAATCtattttaatgtttataatGCATTCAATGAAGAAAAGAAGCACTTTGAAA ACTGAACAGGAACGAATTCAGTACGATATAAAATGGAGATTGTATTTCAATCATTTAGAAAAATGGATTCTTTTACCTATTATGGAGGAAACTAAAGATTCAGAATTGGCTTTATGGATATATAGGTGCATTGGAACACTAATTCTCTGTACTTCCATTATGTTATATTCTAAA AATCAACCAAATAACATATTCAGAACATTACTAAATAAAACTATATTGTCAGTGgaacataattttttaaagaatttggGAAAGAAGACGTTTTCTATGATACTTTTGGGTATGGAAACCCTTAATGTTAAAAGTGATATATCACTTCAAGTATTAATACGAGATCTTTTTGATCAGTACATGCCATTTTTAATAACACCAACTACTAATGCAAATACTTTTAAAGTATCTGATTCATTACTAAAATGCTTTAAAGATGCAAAGGCAGATTATATACGCTTGATATTTGAGATTTTGATGacgaatttttttaatgtttcgaatgacaatatgatgcataaacatttttattta GTAATGATACTTTTACAAAATCTGCttaaagatgaaataaattatgcATGTCATATAGTAGAATCCATTATTGTAATTTGTACATCATATATTATTGGATGCTATGTAAAAGTTCATGACCATCATCCACATAAACAACAGACTATTgactttataaataatattattagaaatagaTATTACAAAGAGAATAATTCTTTACA GGATAAGTTCTATAATATAATGTCTAGTTCTGTTAAAAAGTCACTAATAATAAATCAGCATAATACTTTCGAACTTTTACGTTCGATTTTACCAATATCGACTGAAATGGTACAATTTTTATCACCAGAACTTGAATATACTTTAAATGATTTGGAAATCCATCGACGCCCAAATGCGGCATCTTTTAG ATACTGCTGGAATCAGCTTCGAAATCTTATGAAAAGCAATATGACAAATCACTAa
- the LOC100646842 gene encoding high mobility group protein 20A: MSESALINDVPESNGGSEQPVYNGETEEHTNKSPGCGEDKTPDSICDNGVKKNNTASAVASNTINTTNRAKKRKKVPRDATAPKQPLTGYFRFLNDRREKVRTENPTLSFAEITKLLASEWSTLPADQKQQYLDAAEQDKERYNREFSDYKQTEAYRLFSEKQSSEKQQENKKERNGTDINSEQNDIQQDKDNDFTGFDIPIFTEEFLDHNKACEAELRQLRKATSDYEAQNAVLQRHVDSLYAAVNRLESETNQQHTTNQALQRHLDSLRSQLASCFASVPLPGTNEGATLQNIDNYVERLESLLTGNVEQSLRNAVRNAVSRLELIG, encoded by the exons atgagtGAAAGTGCACTAATTAATGATGTGCCTGAAAGTAATGGTGGATCAGAGCAACCTGTTTACAATGGAGAAACTGAGGAACATACAA ACAAATCACCTGGATGCGGAGAAGATAAAACACCTGATTCGATATGTGATAATGgagttaaaaaaaataatacagcCTCTGCTGTTGCAAGTAATACTATCAATACAACTAATAGAgctaaaaagaggaagaaagttcCAAGAGATGCCACTGCCCCTAAGCAACCTTTAACTGGTTATTTCAG atttttaAATGATCGACGAGAGAAAGTAAGGACTGAAAACCCTACTCTATCATTTGCTGAAATCACAAAACTCCTTGCTTCAGAATGGAGTACTCTACCTGCTGATCAAAAACAGCAATATTTAGATGCAGCAGAGCAGGATAAAGAACGATATAATCGTGAATTTAGTGATTATAAACAGACAGAAGCATACCGATTATTCAGCGAAAAACAATCTTCAGAAAAacaacaagaaaataaaaaggaaagaaatggaACTGATATAAATTCAGAGCAAAAT GATATTCAACAGGATAAAGATAATGACTTCACAGGTTTTGATATACCTATTTTTACAGAGGAATTTTTGGATCATAATAAAG CATGTGAAGCTGAATTAAGACAATTAAGGAAAGCTACATCAGATTATGAAGCTCAGAATGCGGTGCTGCAACGACATGTAGACAGTTTGTATGCAGCTGTAAATCGTTTAGAATCTGAAACAAACCAACAACACACGACTAATCAAGCTTTACAGCGTCATTTGGATTCTCTTCGTTCACAATTAGCAAGTTGTTTTGCTTCAGTACCTCTACCAG GTACGAACGAAGGGGCAACATTACAAAATATTGATAATTACGTTGAAAGACTTGAATCGTTACTGACTGGCAATGTCGAACAATCTTTGCGAAATGCTGTGCGTAACGCTGTATCTCGCCTTGAATTAATTGGATGA